One genomic window of Diospyros lotus cultivar Yz01 chromosome 8, ASM1463336v1, whole genome shotgun sequence includes the following:
- the LOC127808633 gene encoding agamous-like MADS-box protein AGL61 translates to MEENKEIGGQQRNDTSKKSEREEDHLATFLKYLDDLYKEATELCTLCGTEVAIVISLPSGELYTFGYPNFEMVVDRFLNLDPKQPIGGIGNPVEDADANIGELSPEDTQKLKAWLLEVKEKIREHRAKLVANAPPTVAVAGDDAGSGSSSGYAGAGSLGHGLGGMP, encoded by the coding sequence ATGGAGGAGAACAAGGAAATTGGAGGCCAACAAAGAAATGACACTTCCAAGAAGAGCGAAAGGGAGGAAGATCATCTCGCTACATTCTTGAAATATCTAGATGACCTTTACAAGGAAGCCACTGAGCTCTGCACGCTTTGCGGCACTGAGGTTGCCATCGTCATCTCCTTGCCCTCTGGCGAGCTCTACACTTTTGGTTACCCCAACTTTGAGATGGTTGTCGATCGATTCCTTAACCTCGACCCGAAACAACCCATTGGTGGGATTGGCAATCCTGTTGAAGATGCTGACGCCAACATTGGCGAACTTAGCCCCGAAGATACTCAGAAGCTGAAGGCCTGGCTTCTGGAAGTGAAGGAGAAGATTCGTGAGCACCGTGCGAAGTTGGTCGCCAACGCTCCCCCTACTGTAGCGGTGGCTGGCGATGATGCTGGTTCGGGGTCTTCTTCTGGCTATGCTGGAGCTGGTTCTTTGGGCCATGGCCTAGGAGGCATGCCCTAG